The following coding sequences are from one Gossypium hirsutum isolate 1008001.06 chromosome A12, Gossypium_hirsutum_v2.1, whole genome shotgun sequence window:
- the LOC107938240 gene encoding uncharacterized protein, whose protein sequence is MEMEECNMLAADCIVICCCSQCLILQFIIFVFLKFPAKLIKKTKQYAKKKLIGQRRKEGKMKDGLFQDEVQVELVTKSCMSMSIELRQAGFGDAQYGVQCCCIQEAEKVLEELSRRGEFAFGSFWGRSLHSGTSSSPSCHLPNGRFDFVECNELVDMSSFISAAATC, encoded by the coding sequence ATGGAGATGGAAGAGTGCAACATGCTTGCTGCTGATTGTATAGTCATATGCTGCTGTAGTCAATGCCTGATTCTCCAGTTCATCATCTTTGTGTTCCTCAAATTTCCTGCCAAACTCATTAAGAAAACCAAACAATATGCCAAGAAGAAACTAATTGGACAGCGAAGAAAGGAAGGGAAGATGAAGGATGGATTATTTCAAGATGAAGTACAAGTAGAACTAGTCACAAAAAGTTGCATGAGCATGAGTATAGAATTAAGGCAAGCTGGTTTTGGAGATGCCCAATATGGGGTTCAATGTTGTTGTATACAGGAAGCTGAGAAGGTGTTGGAGGAGCTGTCTCGTAGAGGGGAGTTTGCATTTGGAAGCTTCTGGGGCAGATCACTCCACTCTGGCACATCCTCCTCACCATCATGTCATCTACCCAACGGGAGATTTGATTTTGTAGAGTGCAATGAGTTAGTCGACATGTCTTCTTTCATTTCAGCTGCTGCTACCTGCTAG